In a genomic window of Gambusia affinis linkage group LG04, SWU_Gaff_1.0, whole genome shotgun sequence:
- the naa15b gene encoding N-alpha-acetyltransferase 15, NatA auxiliary subunit b, whose product MPTVTLPPKENALFKRILRCYEHKQYRNGLKFCKQILSNSKFAEHGETLAMKGLTLNCLGKKEEAYDLVRRGLRNDLKSHVCWHVYGLLQRSDKKYDEAIKCYRNALKWDKDNLQILRDLSLLQIQMRDLEGYRETRYQLLQLRPAQRASWIGYAIAYHLLEDYEMAAKIIEEFRKTQQTSPDKVDYEYSELLLYQNQVLREAGLYKEALDHLSNYEKQICDKLAVEETRGELLLKLERLDEATEVYRRLQERNPENWSYYHGLEKALKPSSVEERLKIYEETWEKFPKGLVPRRLPLNFLSGEKFRECLDRYLRMNFSKGCPPVFTTLKSLYSDKEKVAIIEELVVSYETSLKSCRMFSQNDDGKEEPPTTLLWVQYFLAQHYDMIGQQTLALEHINAAIESTPTLIELFLIKAKIYKHAGNIREAAQWMDEAQALDTADRFINSKCAKYMLKAGMIKEAEEMCSKFTREGASAVENLNEMQCMWFQTECALAYKAMNKFGEALKKCHEIERHFVEITDDQFDFHTYCMRKMTLRSYVDLLKLEDVLRMHPFYYKAATTAIQIYLSLHDNPLTDDSKELQADTANLSDKELKKLRNKQRRAQKKAQLEEEKKNAEKEKQLKNQKKKKEDDDEEIGGPKEELIPEKLVKVESPLEEAVKFLTPLKHLVKDKIETHLLAFEIYFRKEKSLLMLQSVKRALSIDPDHPWLHQCLVRFFKGVSESKELPDVVRTVLKQEITRLFGDSNAKSFNQAYLTKHSDSIPHRLAVAKMMVYLDSSTETRAAELATSLDESLNNRTVQTCTEVLDCLRSGSLGDRKEHAESYRAECHKLYPYTLAFMPPGYEENTKMVNGDVSTETEELANEM is encoded by the exons ATGCCCACGGTTACTTTACCGCCGAAGGAGAATGCTCTCTTCAAGAGGATTTTG CGATGTTACGAGCACAAACAGTACAGAAATGGGCTCAAGTTCTGCAAACAGATCTTGTCCAACTCCAAATTTGCAGAACATGGAG AGACGCTGGCAATGAAAGGCTTGACCCTCAACTGCCTGGGGAAGAAGGAGGAGGCCTACGACCTGGTGAGGAGAGGCCTTCGCAACGACCTCAAGAGCCACGTCT GCTGGCACGTCTACGGTTTACTGCAGCGCTCCGACAAGAAGTACGACGAGGCCATCAAGTGTTACCGCAACGCTTTGAAGTGGGATAAGGACAACCTGCAGATCCTCAGAGATCTGTCGCTGCTGCAGATCCAGATGAGGGACCTGGAGGGATACAGG GAGACGAGGTACCAGCTCCTGCAGCTGCGCCCCGCCCAGCGGGCCTCCTGGATCGGATACGCCATCGCCTATCACCTTCTTGAAGATTATGAAATGGCTGCAAAAATCATTGAAGAGTTCAGGAAAACACAGCAG ACGTCTCCGGACAAGGTGGACTACGAGTACAGCGAGCTGCTGCTGTACCAGAACCAGGTGCTGAGAGAGGCCGGTCTGTACAAGGAGGCCCTCGATCATCTGTCCAACTACGAGAAGCAGATCTGTGACAAACTTGCCGTGGAGGAGACGCGAG GAGAGTTGCTGTTGAAGTTGGAGCGTCTGGACGAAGCCACAGAGGTTTACAGGCGCCTGCAGGAGAGAAACCCAGAGAACTGGTCCTATTACCATGGCCTGGAGAAAGCCCTGAAACCCA GCAGCGTTGAGGAGAGACTCAAGATCTATGAAGAAACCTGGGAGAAGTTTCCTAAGGGGCTCGTTCCTCGAAGGCTGCCACTTAACTTCCTCTCAG GTGAGAAGTTCAGGGAGTGCCTGGATAGATACCTGAGGATGAACTTCAGTAAAGGCTGCCCGCCTGTCTTCACCACGCTCAAATCTCTGTACAGTGACAAAGAAAAG GTGGCAATTATAGAGGAATTAGTGGTCAGCTATGAAACGTCGTTGAAAAGCTGTCGAATGTTCAGCCAGAACG ATGACGGTAAGGAGGAGCCTCCCACCACGCTGCTCTGGGTGCAGTACTTCCTTGCTCAGCACTACGACATGATCGGCCAGCAGACCCTGGCTCTCGAGCACATCAACGCCGCCATCGAGAGCACGCCCACGCTCATCGAACTCTTCCTCATCAAAGCCAAGATTTACAAG CACGCTGGGAACATCAGAGAGGCGGCTCAGTGGATGGACGAGGCCCAGGCTCTGGACACCGCCGACCGGTTCATCAACTCCAAGTGTGCCAAGTACATGCTGAAGGCGGGCATGATCAAAGAGGCGGAGGAAATGTGCTCCAAGTTCACACGG GAGGGAGCGTCAGCGGTGGAGAACCTGAACGAGATGCAGTGCATGTGGTTCCAGACCGAATGTGCGCTCGCCTACAAAGCCATGAACAAGTTTGGAGAAGCCCTGAAGAAGTGTCACGAGATCGAGAGG CATTTTGTGGAGATCACAGACGACCAGTTCGACTTCCACACCTACTGCATGAGGAAGATGACGCTACGCTCCTACGTGGACCTCCTGAAGCTGGAGGATGTTCTCCGCATGCATCCGTTCTACTACAAGGCTGCCACCACGGCGATCCAGATTTACCTGAGCCTCCATGACAATCCTCTGACGGACGACAGCAAAGAGCTGCAGGCGGACACtg CCAACCTGTCTGATAAAGAGCTGAAGAAGCTGAGGAACAAACAGCGAAGAGCCCAGAAGAAGGCGCAgctggaggaagagaagaagaacgcagagaaggagaagcagctgaagaaccagaagaagaagaaggaggacgATGACGAGGAAATCGGAGGGCCAAAAGAGGAGCTCATTCCTGAGAAACTGGTCAAG GTAGAAAGTCCGCTGGAGGAAGCAGTCAAGTTCCTGACGCCGCTGAAGCACCTGGTTAAAGACAAGATTGAGACGCACCTGTTGGCCTTTGAGATTTACTTCAGGAAAG AAAAATCCCTGTTGATGCTCCAGTCAGTGAAGAGAGCCCTCAGCATCGATCCGGACCACCCGTGGCTTCACCAGTGCCTGGTGCGCTTCTTTAAAGGAG TTTCGGAGAGCAAGGAACTGCCGGACGTGGTCAGGACGGTGCTGAAGCAGGAAATCACCCGGCTGTTTGGAGACAGCAACGCTAAGAGCTTCAACCAGGCCTACCTCACCAAGCACTCCGACTCCATACCACACCGACTGGCTG TTGCTAAGATGATGGTGTATCTGGACTCGTCAACGGAAACGAGAGCAGCAGAACTGGCCACATCACTGGACGAGTCGCTCAACAACAGAACTGTACAA ACCTGCACAGAAGTCCTGGATTGTCTTCGGAGCGGCTCGCTAGGAGACCGTAAAGAACACGCGGAGTCGTACCGTGCCGAGTGTCACAAGCTTTACCCCTACACGTTAGCTTTCATGCCCCCCGGCTACGAGGAGAACACAAAGATGGTGAATGGAGATGTTTCCACAGAAACGGAGGAGCTAGCCAACGAGATGTAA